In Halosimplex halophilum, the genomic stretch CCGAGCAGCTCGAGTACGAGGAGACCCTGTTTCGGCGCACCCCGACGGAGTGTCGCGTCGTCTTCGTCGCCACGGTCGCCGACGAGGTCGTCGGCTGGTGCCACGTCCGCGGGCAGGAACAGGCCAAACTCCGCGGCACCGCCGAGCTCACCGTCGGCGTCCTGGAGGGGTACCGCCGCCACGGCATCGGCAGTCACCTCCTCCAGCGCGGCGTCGCGTGGGCCGGTTCGCGGGGCTGCCGGAAGGTGTACAACAGCCTCCCCGCCACGAACGACGCGGCCGTCGACTTCCTCGAACGCAACGGCTGGGGGATCGAGGCGGTCCGCGAGGACCACTACGAGGTCGACGGCGAACTCGTCGACGAGGTGATGCTCGCCCGGCGACTCGACGAGGGGTAGGCCGGTCCGCGACCGCCGGCGGGTTCACTCGTCCCACTCGTCGCTGGACCAGTCGCTCTCGTCGTCCGCGACGGCCTCGCCCGCCCGCGGGAGGACCCGAGAGAGGACCACGTACTCCACGAGCGCCAGCGTCAGCGCGACCGCCACCGACAGGAGCGCGTCCTCGAAGACGAACAGCAGCGCGAGCGCGACGACGCCGGCCCCCGACAGCGCGTAGCCAGCCGCGCCGGGGTGGAAGCTCCGCGCGAGGTTCCGGTGGGCGTCGCTCGCGTACTCGGGGTCGCCCCGCCGGATCGTGTAGGGGACCGTGTAGAAGATCCCGACGCCCGAGAGCGCGCCGACGACGACCCCGAGCGCGGTCCGGTCGAACAGCAGGACGGTCACGTAGGCGAGCATCCCGAAGGTCACGACCGCGGCGACACCGCCGACCGCGGCGGGACCGACGGGGCCGTCGTCCGCTGTGGCGTCCGACATGCGTGGGTCGTCGCGCCGGTTCGGGATAAACGGCGGGGCCGCGAAACCCCGTCCGACGCGGTTACCCCGTCCGGAAGGAGAGATCGAGCGTCGGCGCGGAGTGGGTGAGCGACCCCATCGAGACCACGTCCGCGCCGGTCGCGGCGTAGTCGGGGACGGTCTCGACGGTGATGCCGCCCGAGGCCTCGGCCAGCACCTCCCGGCCCAGGTCGGCGGCGGTCTCGCGGAGCAGTGCCACCGCCTCCGCGGTCGTCTCGGGGTCCATGTTGTCGAGCAGGACGATGTCGGCGCCCGCTGCGGCGGCCCGCGGCGCCTCGCCGGGGGCTTCGACCTCGACCTCGACCTTCGTGGCGAACGACGCCCGCTCGCGGAAGTGCTCGACGGCCGATTCGAGACCCATCTCGGCGACGTGGTTGTCCTTGACCATGACCATGTGCGACAGGTCCAGCCGGTGGGTGTCGCCGCCGCCGGCGACCACGGCCCGCTTCTCGACGCCCCGGAGGCCGGGCGTGGTCTTGCGGGTGGCGGCGACCCGCACGTCGTCGCTTTCGGTCCTGGCCGCGTCCACCGCCCGCCGCGTCTTCGTCGCCACGCCGGACGCGTGGCCGGCGACGTTGACGGCCACGCGCTCGCCGCGCAACACGTCGCGGGCCGCCCCCGCGACTTCGAGGACGGTCTCGCCGGCGTCGATCCGGTCGCCCGCGTCGGCGCTGTCGGTGACCGCGACGCCGAGGTAGTCGAAGACGGCGCGAGCCGCCTCCAGGCCGGCGACGACGCCACGCTCCTTGGCGACCAGCCGGCCGGTCGTCTCGCCGGGCACCTGGTTGGTCACGTCGTGGTGGCCGACGTCCTCGCGGAGCCACCCCTCTATCTTCGAATCGGGGATCATGGGATCGAGCCCTCAGTCGGCCCCCGGTGTCGCGGGCTCCTCGACGAGGTTGTGCGTCCCCACGGACTCCTCGTTCTCGGCGGCGGCGCGGGTCACGAGCAGCGCCGTCACCGAGGCGTGGCGGAGTTCGTACAGCGACCGCGCCGTGCGCGTGCGGACGTACGCGTCGACCTCGCCCTTGAGCCGCCGGAGCACCGCCTGGGCGCGGCCGAGTTCGTCGCGGTCCCGCTGCAGGCCGACGTACTCGTCCATCACGCGGCGCAGCCGGTGGAACTTCTCGCGGGCGAAGTTGTCCGGCAGCGCGGGGTCCCGGTCCAGCAGCTCCGGCGCCTCGACGACCGCCGGCTCGAAGTCGGCGGCGTCCTCGCCCGCACGCAGCCCCCAGACGAGCCCCTCCAGCAGGGAGGTCGAGGCCAGGCGGTTCGCGCCGTGGACGCCGGTGCGGGAGCACTCGCCGACGGCGTACAGCCGGTCCAGCGAGGCGCGCCCGCGCGTGTCCACGTCGACGCCGCCACAGAGGAAGTGCTCGGCGGGGCCGACCGGGATGCCCGCCTCCCAGTCGACGCCCCTGTCCTCGCACTTCTCGGCGAGATCGGGGAACTCGCCCGCGAAGTCGAGGGGGGACACGTCGAGGCGGACCTCGCCCGTCGCGTCGACCTCTTTCTGGACGGCGCGGGCGACCACGTCCCGGGGCGCGAGTTCGGCGTCCTCGTGGTAGTCGGGCATGAAGCGTTCGCCCTCGCCGTTCAGGAGGTGGGCGCCCTCGCCGCGGACGGCCTCGCTGACGAGGAACGGGCCGTCCTCGGGGTCCTCCCCGCCAGGATACACGGTCGGGTGGAACTGCACGTACTCCATGTCCTCGACATCGGCGCCCGCGAGCGCGGCCATGGCGATGCCGTCGCCCGTGGAGCCGTCCGGGTTGGTCGACCGGGGGTACAGGTCACCGATGCCGCCGGTCGCCAGCACCGTCGCGCCGGCGAAGGTGGGCGTCACGTCGCCGTCGTGTTCCAGCAGGGCGCCGTGGACGCGGCCCTCGTGGCTGACGAGTTCGAGCGCCGCGGTGTCGTCCAGGATCGTCACGCCGTCGCGCTCGTCGAGGAAGTTCAGGAAGGGGACGTGGATCGCCTTGCCCGTCGAGGCGTCGACGTGGAGGATCCGCGGCTCGTCGTGGGCCGCCTCGCGGCCGAAGTCCCAGTCGTCGCCGTCCGGGGCGCTCGCCTCCGCGCCCACCGTGTCGAACTCGACGCCGAGCGTGTCGACGAGCACGTCCCGGACGGCGTCGTTGGCCTCTTCGACGAGCACGTCGACGGCCTCGGGGTCCGCGGTGTCGGCGCTGGCGGTCAGGATGTCCGCCTTGAACTGGCCGGGGTCGTCCCGCGAGACGGCGATGCCGCCCTGGGCCCACCAGGAGGAGGCTCCCTCCGGCCGGGTGGCCTTCGTCGCGACGGTCACGTCGGCGCCCTCGCGGGCCGCACCCAGGGCCGCCGCGAGCCCCGCGATACCCGAGCCGACCACGAGCACGTCCGTCGTCCGGTAGTCGTCGTAGTCCTCTAGTTCTGTCCCGGTCGCGTCGTCCCCGTCGGTGTCTGTCCCGTTCATAGTCAGATCTCCAGCATCCGGTCGAGGGCGACCTGCGCGAGTTCCTTCTCCTCGGGCGCGACCTCGATGACGTTGCGCTCGCGGCCCTCGACGAGTTCTTCGAGCACCCACGTCAGGTAGTTGGGGTCGATCTGGCGCATCGCGTTGCAGTCCATACAGGCGTCGCCACAGAGCGGCAGCACCTCCACCTCGGGGTGCCACCGGTCGAGGTGGTTGGCGAGGTGGATCTCCGTGCCGATGGCCCAGGCGTCCCCGGGCTCGGCGTTCTCGACGGTCTCGCAGATGGTCGACGTGGAGCCGACCACGTCGGCCGCCTCGACGACCTCCCGGCGGCACTCGGGGTGGACGACCACGTTCGCGTCGGGCCGCCGCTCGCGGAGGTCCTCGATGTGAGACTCGCGGAAGCGCTCGTGGACCTGGCAGTAGCCGTCCCAGAGGACGATGTCGTTCTCGACGACCTCCTCGGCGTCCTTGCCCTCGGGGTCCCAGGGGTCCCACTCGGCGATCTCGTCTTCCATCCCCAGCCGATAGGCGGTGTTCTCTCCGAGGTGCTTGTCCGGGAGGAACAGGACCTTGTCGCCTTTCTCGAAGGCGTACTCGAAGGCCCTGTGGGCGTTCGAGGAGGTACAGACCAGCCCGCCCTGCTCGGCGCAGAAGGCCTTCAGGTCGGCGTAGCTGTTCATGTAGGTGATCGGGATGATCTCCTCGTCGGGCGCCGCACCCGTGATCTCGGCCCACGCGGCGTCGACCTGCAGCGCCTCGGCCATCCCGGCCATCGGACAGGAGGCCTCCATGCTCGGGAGGATGACGCTCTGGGAGTCGTCGGTGATGATGTCGGCCGACTCGGCCATGAACGTCACGCCGCCAAAGATCACGTACTCGGCGTCGGCGTTCGCCGCTTCCGTGCTGAGCTGGTAGGAGTCACCGACGAAGTCGGCGTGTTCGACGATCTCCCGGCGCTGGTAGTTGTGGCCGAGGATCACCACGTCGTCGCCGAGTTCCGCCAGCGCGGCCTCGATCCGTTCGGTCCGCTCGGCCTCCTCCAGGTCGCGGTAGGCCGGCGGCAACTGTTCCAGGTTGTCGTACTTGAAGAGGCTCAGGTCGGTCTCGAACTGAGCAGTTTCCATCTCGGGCATGGTGGTCAGTGGGTTGCCGATTCTATGGACCACCGTATTGAAAAAGTTTTGTCTTCAATACCCTCTACCGGTGGCTCGATCGGTTGAGTCTGGTCGTTAGACGGGCGTATCGGAAACGATTCCCGGGATTGTCGGTTCGTGGCACATGCTACCACGAGGCGGTACCAGCCGAGAATACGGGGCGGCGGGCGGCGAATGCGGAGCGTCGGGTGGCGGATACGGAGGACGGGCGGCGGGGCGAGTCAGACGATCTGCTCGCCGTCTTCGTAGACCTCGATGGCGTCGACGGGGCACGAGCGAGCGGCGAACTTCGCGTCGAGTTCGGCGCCGTCGGGCACCTCGCGGACGAAGATGTCCTCCTCACGCTCCTCGCCGTCGACGAGGACCGCCTTGCCGGCGTCGCTGTCGCGTTCGAACCCCTCCCACTCGGCGACGCACTGGAACATCCCGATACAGGTCTCGCGGTCGTACTCGATGCGCATACCGGCGGTTCGGACCCGGTCGCCAAGAGGGTGGCGTCCGGCGGTGACCGGCCGCGACTCCGCGGGGGCCGCCGCGGACGCGCCCGGTCTTCAGGGGGAGACGGACGCCGTCGACTCGAAGAGGAGCCACTCGCCGGCGTACCAGAGCCCGAGCGCGGGGTCGCCGCCCTCGGTGTTCGACCCGTCGTCGACGGCGAGTTCCCACCAGTTCGTCCCCGACCGCTCGCTGAGGTCCTCCCCGAGCATCTGGAAGTACGCGCGCCCGGGCTGGGGGCGCACCTGGCCGTCCTCGCCGAGGAGCAACCGGGTCCCGCCGTCGGTCTCGAAGACGACGCCGGACTCGGAGGGCCGCACGGTGAGCGTCGAACCGCTCCCGTACTCCACCAGCCGCAACTCGCCGCCCCGGAGGTCGAGCCCGACCGAACCGTCGGCGTCGGCCGCCGTCGCCGCGTGGTCGGCGGCCAGGTCCGAGACCACCGTGATCCCAGCGCCCTCGACCGCGCGCTGGGAGCGGGCCGGGTCGGCGTCCCAGATCCGGCCGTACACCGTCAGCGACGGCTGGTCGGTGGCGTTCCGGACGCCGACGGCCCCCTCGTGCCAGCTCGTCTGGACCGCGCCGTAGAGGTCGCTGAGCAACAGCCCGTCGCCGGTCCCGGCGTGGAGGAAGCCCACCCTGTTGCCGGTCAACTCCAGGTCGAACCGGACGGAGTTGATCCAGCCGCCGTTCCGGACGTCGGCCCGGACCCCGCGCTCGAAGTGGGCCACCGTCCCTGCGAACCGACACCCCATCGTGATCCCCGCGTCGGCGACGGACTCGAACGCCGCGCCGTCGGAGACCAGCTCGATCCCGTTGCCCCCGACACTGTCGACGTTCCCGAGGACGTGTCCCTCGAAGGTCGCCGAGGTGTCCCGGCCGTCGCCGGCGTTGTACTTGCCGTGGGTCGACCGCGTGGTGTCGAGCACGACCGCGCTGCTCGAGTACTCCGCCGCGGTCACGTCGATACGGCCGTCGACCACCGCCGATCCGGTGTCCAGGAAGAGCCCCTCGTGGTCGCCCGCCACCTCGACGACCGCGCGGTTGCAGTCGAGCGTCACACCCGGTCTGACGTGGACCGGCGTATCCCCGTCGTACGTGCGACCCGCCTGGAGACGGACGACCCCGCCCGCCCCGTCGGCCGCCTCGTCGACCGTCCGCTGGATCTCTCCCGGCTGGGCGTACAGGACCCCGTCCCCATCCCCGCCGGGGGACCCGTCGTCTGTCAGTCCGGTGCCGTCCGCGTCCGATTCCGGGGTCGTCGACGGCGTCGCCCCCTCCGTCGACGCCGCGTCGGTCGCCCCCGCCGTCGGTGCCGTGTCGGTCGACGACCGGTCGCCGCTCAGGTCGTTACATCCCCCGAGCGCCGCGAGTCCGCCCAGGATCCCCGTGACGTACTCCCGGCGCCGCAGTCGCTCGAACACCATCTCCCGGCCCCTCGCCCGCCCGAGGTAATAGTTTTTTGACACGGGCGGCGGCTCGTCTCGGTCCGACACCGGTCGGCCGGGTGGTGGGTCGACCCGCGAGTCGAGTGGGTGATATTGGGTCCGTCCCAGAAGAGACGGCGACGGCAGCGACCGCACTCGACTGCGTGAGACAGCAAGCGCCGGGAGTCCCGGACGCGCTCGCTAGCTGGAGTCAGTGCGGCAGGGGACAGCGAGCGTTGAAAGCCCTCGGCGCGCTCGCTAGCAGTCGTATCTACCGCACTCGACGGTAAGCGCTGAAAGCCCTCGGCGCGCTCGCGGTCGCTGAGCGGGATATCCGCGCTCTCCGCAACGCCCGCGCGGATAGGGGCCCGCCCAGGCGACTAAAGTGGACGCGAGCGCGCCTCGCCCTTTCAGTCCGCCAGGGACCGTACCGCCTGGCACCGCGACCGCAACCGCCCCGCACAGCACCGCAGACAGCCACGGGCCTCCCCAGCCGATTCGCTCGCCTTCGGCTCTCTCATCCCTCGCGCGGTGTCGTCGCGCGCATGAACGCGCGCTCCAGCACGCGCCGACCGCACCGCAACCGCTCACCGCAACAGCCGCCGCCCGTACTGAGCCACGTACGAGCAGACGGGGGTCCACCGGAGGGAACCGAGCGCCTAAACCTTGATTTGGCTCCGCTTCGTCACCTCGCGCATGAGCGACGACTGTATCTTCTGTTCGATCGTGGCGGGAGAGATCCCGAGTCGCACCGTCTACGAGACCGACGACGTGCTGGCGTTCCTCGACGCGAACCCGCTCGCGCCGGGGCACACGCTCGTCATCCCGAAGTCCCACCACGAGCACGTCCAGGACATGCCGAACGACCTGGCGGGGGACGTGTTCGCGGTCATGCAGCGGCTGGTCGACCCGATCGAGTCGGCGGTCGACGCCGACGGCTCGACGGTCGCGTTCAACAACGGCGAGGCCGCCGGCCAGGAGGTCCCACACACCCACGGCCACGTCGTCCCGCGCTTCGAGGAGGACGGCAGCCGCCCGATCCACTCGATCTTCGGCGAGCGGCCCGAGCTGGACGACGACGAACTCGACGACATCGCGGCGAGCATCGCCGACGGCGCCGAGTGACGGCGGCCCGGAGCGGTCGACCGGCCGCGACGGTCCGCAACTACCCGGCGCCCGACGCGTAGGTTTTTCAACTAGCGGGCGGCCAAGCGGGGACATGACCGAAACGCAGGGAAGCGGCGACTGCCACGCGGTGGTCGGCGGCGTCGGCGGCGCGGGCGCGACGCGGCTGTCGGTCGAGTTCGCGGCGACGCTGGCGCGGGCCGGCCGGGACGCGGCGGTGGTCGACGCGGCGTTCTCGACCCAGGGGCTGTCGGCGTTCGTCCCCGAGCGGATCGACCCGGACGTGACGCGCGTACTGACGGACGACCGGCCGCTGGCCGAGGCGGAGACGCCGCTCGCGCTCGACGTTCCGGGGTCGGTGACCGTCGCGCCGGCGCGGGCGCCGTTCGAGCGGCTGGCCCGCGCGAAGACCAGCGAGTGCGCCCGCCGGCTCGCCGAGCGGCTGTCGACGGCGACCGAGCGCTACGACGCC encodes the following:
- a CDS encoding GNAT family N-acetyltransferase → MSVPDEVDLSGDRKRIYRFVERHGPVEPSAVAERVGVDPESFQHHLSILKRDDLLAEDPDGRLRPRVQSGETEEFSEAGVDYAVRPARPADFSGVVGAIREVAEAGSYITAETVAEQLEYEETLFRRTPTECRVVFVATVADEVVGWCHVRGQEQAKLRGTAELTVGVLEGYRRHGIGSHLLQRGVAWAGSRGCRKVYNSLPATNDAAVDFLERNGWGIEAVREDHYEVDGELVDEVMLARRLDEG
- the nadC gene encoding carboxylating nicotinate-nucleotide diphosphorylase, coding for MIPDSKIEGWLREDVGHHDVTNQVPGETTGRLVAKERGVVAGLEAARAVFDYLGVAVTDSADAGDRIDAGETVLEVAGAARDVLRGERVAVNVAGHASGVATKTRRAVDAARTESDDVRVAATRKTTPGLRGVEKRAVVAGGGDTHRLDLSHMVMVKDNHVAEMGLESAVEHFRERASFATKVEVEVEAPGEAPRAAAAGADIVLLDNMDPETTAEAVALLRETAADLGREVLAEASGGITVETVPDYAATGADVVSMGSLTHSAPTLDLSFRTG
- a CDS encoding L-aspartate oxidase, which gives rise to MNGTDTDGDDATGTELEDYDDYRTTDVLVVGSGIAGLAAALGAAREGADVTVATKATRPEGASSWWAQGGIAVSRDDPGQFKADILTASADTADPEAVDVLVEEANDAVRDVLVDTLGVEFDTVGAEASAPDGDDWDFGREAAHDEPRILHVDASTGKAIHVPFLNFLDERDGVTILDDTAALELVSHEGRVHGALLEHDGDVTPTFAGATVLATGGIGDLYPRSTNPDGSTGDGIAMAALAGADVEDMEYVQFHPTVYPGGEDPEDGPFLVSEAVRGEGAHLLNGEGERFMPDYHEDAELAPRDVVARAVQKEVDATGEVRLDVSPLDFAGEFPDLAEKCEDRGVDWEAGIPVGPAEHFLCGGVDVDTRGRASLDRLYAVGECSRTGVHGANRLASTSLLEGLVWGLRAGEDAADFEPAVVEAPELLDRDPALPDNFAREKFHRLRRVMDEYVGLQRDRDELGRAQAVLRRLKGEVDAYVRTRTARSLYELRHASVTALLVTRAAAENEESVGTHNLVEEPATPGAD
- the nadA gene encoding quinolinate synthase NadA, which encodes MPEMETAQFETDLSLFKYDNLEQLPPAYRDLEEAERTERIEAALAELGDDVVILGHNYQRREIVEHADFVGDSYQLSTEAANADAEYVIFGGVTFMAESADIITDDSQSVILPSMEASCPMAGMAEALQVDAAWAEITGAAPDEEIIPITYMNSYADLKAFCAEQGGLVCTSSNAHRAFEYAFEKGDKVLFLPDKHLGENTAYRLGMEDEIAEWDPWDPEGKDAEEVVENDIVLWDGYCQVHERFRESHIEDLRERRPDANVVVHPECRREVVEAADVVGSTSTICETVENAEPGDAWAIGTEIHLANHLDRWHPEVEVLPLCGDACMDCNAMRQIDPNYLTWVLEELVEGRERNVIEVAPEEKELAQVALDRMLEI
- a CDS encoding ferredoxin — its product is MRIEYDRETCIGMFQCVAEWEGFERDSDAGKAVLVDGEEREEDIFVREVPDGAELDAKFAARSCPVDAIEVYEDGEQIV
- a CDS encoding HIT family protein translates to MSDDCIFCSIVAGEIPSRTVYETDDVLAFLDANPLAPGHTLVIPKSHHEHVQDMPNDLAGDVFAVMQRLVDPIESAVDADGSTVAFNNGEAAGQEVPHTHGHVVPRFEEDGSRPIHSIFGERPELDDDELDDIAASIADGAE
- a CDS encoding AAA family ATPase, encoding MTETQGSGDCHAVVGGVGGAGATRLSVEFAATLARAGRDAAVVDAAFSTQGLSAFVPERIDPDVTRVLTDDRPLAEAETPLALDVPGSVTVAPARAPFERLARAKTSECARRLAERLSTATERYDAVFVDVPPVGANQAVAAVTAADAVALVVPDAERGSDAVPRTCDRLADVDAAVDTVVANFADGDRTVEAADAVVPTSEATALSAAPAAAEPTEFAVAVADAVETLTGADLDLPEPESSSMADYLPG